The Bradyrhizobium sp. CCGB01 genome segment ACCGTGCAGGCCGACGCGCTCAAGGACAAGTTCGACGTCGTGCTGCTCAGCTGCAAGGCGTTCGACCTCGATGACGCCATCAAGTCGTTTGCCGCGGCGGTCGGACCGAACACCGCGATCATTCCGATGCTCAACGGCATGAAGCACCTCGATACGCTCGACCAGAAATTCGGCAAGGAGCGCGTGCTCGGCGGCCTCTGCGCGATTGCCGCGACCCTGAACGAGAAGCGCGAGGTGGTGCAGCTCCAGCCGATGCAGTCGCTCAGTTACGGCGAGCGCGACGGCAAGCTGTCGGATCGCGTCAAGGCGATCGACGAGGCCTTCAAGACCGGCATCAATGGCGCGGCCGCCAGCCAGAACATCATGCAGGACATGTGGGAGAAGTGGGTGTTTTTGTCCTCGCTCGCCGCAAGCACTAGCCTGATGCGCACCTCCGTCGGCAACATCCTCGCCGCCCCCGGCGGCCGGGACTTTTTGCTCGGCATGCTGGACGAGACCAGCGCGATCGCCACCGCGTCAGGCTACACCCCGGGCGGCCCGTTCTTCGAGCGCGTGAAGGGCAACCTCACCACTGAGGGATCGCCGATGACGGCATCCATGTTCCGCGACGTCAAGGCGGGCCTGCCGGTCGAGGCCGATCATGTCATCGGCGATCTGATCGCGCGCGCAGATGCCGCCAAGGTGCCGGTGCCGAAGCTGCGTATCGCGTACACGCATCTGAAGGCGTATGAGAAGCAGCGGGCCAGCTAACCAAATATTCCGCTGTCGTCCCGGGGCGCACATAGCGCGAACCCGGGACGACGATTGCGTTTGCGGGTACAGCCGCGCGTTATTTGAAATACGCCAGATAATGCGAAACGGCGGTGATCTCCTCGTCGCTCATGTGATAGGCGACATCGGCCATCGCGGCGACGCCGCCGCCGACGCGCTGGCCCGTCTTATAGTCGTGCAGCGCCTTGACCAGATATTCCTCGCGCTGACCCGCGAGCCGGGCGACGGCCTTGGTGCCGGCGAAGCTGTCGGTGTGGCATGAGGCGCAGCGGCGGCCGACGGCGACTTGCGCGCCCTTTTTCGACAGGTCCGGATCTTTGTCCTCCTCGCCCTTCGGCGGCGTCATCTGCGCGAAATAGGCGCCGAAATTGCGGATGTCCTCGTTGGTGATTTCCTCGACGATCGGCTGCATCTGGTCGTTCTTGCGCGAACCGGCGCGGAAGAACACGAGCTGCCACTGGATAAATTGATCGGGCTGGCCGGCCAGCGAAGGGATGTTCTCGGTCTGTGAAATGCCGTTCTCGCCGTGACAGCCGGAGCAGACCGCGGCCTTCTCCTTGATCGCGGCATTGTCGGCGGCCTGGGCCGGGACCAATGCAAGCGCTGCGAGCGAAAGCGCGCCGATGACATACGAAGAAAACTGGCGGCGCATGATGGGGATTCCGATCTATCGAGCTCGTCATAGCGGGGCGCGTGACGCGAGCCCGAAATCCATAACTTCCGTGCGTGGATATGGGTTCCGGACTTGCCGCAAGCCGCGCGCAATCCGGAACGAACGGTTGGGCCTTGAAATGAATGAGGCTGCGGCACCTCCCGGACACCGCAGCCTCCTTCCGTTATCGCGCTACTTCTTGCTGTAGCTGATGCGGTAGATCGCGCCGGCCCAATCGTCGGCGACGAGGATCGAGCCATCCTTGGCGAGGATGATGTCGTTGGGACGGCCGAGATAGCCCTGGTCGCCCTCGATCCAGCCGGAGGCGAACACCTCTTGCTTGGCGTTCTTGCCGTCGGGCCCGACGATCACGCGCACGATGCGGCCGCCCTGGTACTTGTGGCGATTCCAGGAGCCGTGCTCGGCGATCAAAATGTTGTTCTTGTACTCGGCGGGGAATTGATCGCCGGTGTAGAACTTCATGCCGAGCGGAGCGACGTGGGCGCCGAGGTTCAGCACGGGCGGCGTGAACTCGGAGCATTTGTGGCCCATCGCGAACTTGTCATCGGGCAGGTTGCCCTGATGGCAGTAGGGATAGCCGAAATGCTCGCCGATCTTGTTGATCATGTTCAGCTTGTCTGAGGGCAGATCATCGCTGATCCAGTCGCGAGCGTTCTCGGTGAACCAGAACTTGCCGGTCCGCGGATCGAC includes the following:
- the panE gene encoding 2-dehydropantoate 2-reductase, with the translated sequence MRILVVGAGAIGGYFGGRLLQAGRDVTFLVRPRRASELASDGLVIKSPNGDVTLKNPPTVQADALKDKFDVVLLSCKAFDLDDAIKSFAAAVGPNTAIIPMLNGMKHLDTLDQKFGKERVLGGLCAIAATLNEKREVVQLQPMQSLSYGERDGKLSDRVKAIDEAFKTGINGAAASQNIMQDMWEKWVFLSSLAASTSLMRTSVGNILAAPGGRDFLLGMLDETSAIATASGYTPGGPFFERVKGNLTTEGSPMTASMFRDVKAGLPVEADHVIGDLIARADAAKVPVPKLRIAYTHLKAYEKQRAS
- a CDS encoding c-type cytochrome is translated as MRRQFSSYVIGALSLAALALVPAQAADNAAIKEKAAVCSGCHGENGISQTENIPSLAGQPDQFIQWQLVFFRAGSRKNDQMQPIVEEITNEDIRNFGAYFAQMTPPKGEEDKDPDLSKKGAQVAVGRRCASCHTDSFAGTKAVARLAGQREEYLVKALHDYKTGQRVGGGVAAMADVAYHMSDEEITAVSHYLAYFK